Within Quercus lobata isolate SW786 chromosome 5, ValleyOak3.0 Primary Assembly, whole genome shotgun sequence, the genomic segment TTTGGATCCCTTCGCAACTTTATATCAATTTGTCTTGACATGGATAATTAACCAAGTCATTTTGAATTGATTGTAAGTTAAGCATGTTAACACGGTTTCAGCGAAAAAGACCATACTTCAGGAGCCtaataaagaagaagacaacgtTATACACCACTCAATCAAGACTCTCCCAAAGCCCAAGATACAGAACCAAATTGTccaattcaatataaaatatttcctgATCCACCATATAAACATAGAAAACCAGGCCTATGAATTAGACAAACTGCAAGAAAGAGTGTAAGAACTCCACCTAGGCTACCAAGTCCATTAAGCCTAAAAGCAAGCCAAGCCCACTTGGAGCCCAATTTGTGATTCAAGTCTAAACCTGAAAGCAACATTCGGCTAGTGAACTTGTAGTCTTGAACTGGAATCAAGTCACCGAATCAGAAGCACGTCACACCATTGTCTAAAAGATAGCCACTTGCCTcatcaaaaaagagaaaaaaaaaaaaaaaaaaaagagatccaCTTGCTAGACAATAGATAGACATGCATGATAAAAATACTAGTTCTGAGCCAAAATCTGAAAACCTTGAGGGTGTTTTTAATGCTATTAGAAGTCTTGCTGAGGTGGTGGAAAAACATGTTAGTACTAGTAGAACAGCTAAGCCCAAAGATGTTGAGATTGAAGAATGTACCATTGAGCAATTCAGGAAAATGGGTCCTCCTTCATTTTTAGGAAACCCTGATCCTATAGAAGCAGAGACTTGGATAATGCAAATGGAGAAAATATTCGATGTGGTTGGTTGTACTGAAGTGCAAAAAGTCTCTTTTGCTTCATTTATGTTGAAAGGGGAAGCAGAGCATTGGTGGAGATCCACTAAAAAGACTTTGCCACTGGAGGAAGATGAGATATTGACTTGGGCTATTTTCCTTGAtgctttttatgagaaatattttccAGAAAGTGTACGAGATGAGAAAGAAGTGGAGTTTGTGGAGCTCATTCAAGGGAATAAAACGGTGTTACAATATGAGGCTAAATTTACTGAGTTGGCTCAATTTGCTCCTCATATTGTGTATGATGACGTTAGGAAGGCTAAGAAATTTCAAAGGGGTCTACGACCAAGCATCAGAACTAGGATGGCAGCCTTACGATTGAAGGCTTATTCTGAGGTAGTAGAAACTGCAAAAGTTgttgagaaggaatgtgaagaCTATCAGAGGATTCgagatcaaaataaaaagagatccAAGCCCGAAGaatctcaaaaagaaaatgaaaatgacaaaCCATTCAAAAAGAAGACTACAATAGAACTAGAGCCTAAGGTGGTGCAACATGTAATAGAGAATTGTTCAAAGTGTGGTAAAAAGCATAATGGAGTTTGCTATCGTGAAAGCGGGGCATGTTTTAAGTGTGGAAAAATGGGTCATCGTATCAAAGATTGCCCAGCTTTGAAGAGTGAGTCGATGGTTAAGCCTAATGATGTGAATCAAAGGCCAAAAATCCAAGGACGGGTGTTTGCTATTACTGGGCAAAGTGATGAGGAAACTAAGTCAGGTACCATCtccttatttttctcttattaaGTGAAAACAATGGTTGCTAAGTTTATGTAAGTATTGTATGGTTATGATAGTAGACAAGGAAGTAATGGCTGACTTAATTCTCTTTAAGATTTGAGattttgatatgatataatGTAGATTGGTTATCATGATACTTTTGAGTTCTAGATAAGGGTTGTATTCAATAGTGTATTTTCTTATGGAAATGATATTATGCATTGAAAATAGGTTATGGAATAGAATGACTATGAGGAATAAATATCAATTACCCAAGATTGTCCTTAAATTAGGTTACCGTCAACTCAAAGTTAAGAAAGAAGATATTCTTAAGATTGCCATTCATACATGTTATGGACAGTACTGAGTTTTAGTGATGTTAATTTGGTTGACTAATATCTCTTTATGTTCAAGGACTAAGGTACGTCAAGTTTAGAGGACTAAACTTATTTTAAGGGGGGAAGAGTGTAAtaccccaaattttaattttatgattatCACTGTACCTTGTCAATTTTAATATAGAGTTGAGATACTATA encodes:
- the LOC115990130 gene encoding uncharacterized protein LOC115990130 yields the protein MHDKNTSSEPKSENLEGVFNAIRSLAEVVEKHVSTSRTAKPKDVEIEECTIEQFRKMGPPSFLGNPDPIEAETWIMQMEKIFDVVGCTEVQKVSFASFMLKGEAEHWWRSTKKTLPLEEDEILTWAIFLDAFYEKYFPESVRDEKEVEFVELIQGNKTVLQYEAKFTELAQFAPHIVYDDVRKAKKFQRGLRPSIRTRMAALRLKAYSEVVETAKVVEKECEDYQRIRDQNKKRSKPEESQKENENDKPFKKKTTIELEPKVVQHVIENCSKCGKKHNGVCYRESGACFKCGKMGHRIKDCPALKSESMVKPNDVNQRPKIQGRVFAITGQSDEETKSDWLS